From one Brachypodium distachyon strain Bd21 chromosome 4, Brachypodium_distachyon_v3.0, whole genome shotgun sequence genomic stretch:
- the LOC100823011 gene encoding probable anion transporter 7 produces the protein MARLKFPRRYVIVFLTFICTNVCYIERVGFSIAYTVSADAIEVNQANKGMILSMFYYGYVLSQIPGGWAAQRMGGRRVLLLSFLLWSLICGLIPLDPNRVVILVLSRLFVGVAQGFIFPAIHTVLAQWVPPQERSRSVSLTTSGMYLGAAGGMLFFPSLVKHMGPQSVFFVEAVLGVAWSLIWLKFSSEPPRTDLPKVAMPKVASREKIKAQAGGVVAPRTVKIPWRRIIFSLPVWAIVVNNFTFHYALYVIMNWLPTYFELALKLSLQDMGSSKMLPYFNMFIFSNIGGVVADHLITRRILSVTKTRKLLNTIGFVVSAVALMALPSFGTPSGTVICSSISLGFLALGRAGFAVNHMDVAPKFAGIVMGVSNTAGTLAGIVGVGLTGNILEAAKASNMDLTSSETWKTVFFVPGYLCIFSSVIFLIFSTGEKIFE, from the coding sequence ATGGCGAGACTGAAGTTCCCAAGGCGTTATGTCATAGTATTTCTGACATTCATCTGCACAAATGTTTGCTACATTGAACGGGTGGGTTTCTCGATTGCTTACACCGTATCAGCTGATGCAATTGAGGtgaatcaagcaaacaaaggcATGATACTCTCCATGTTCTATTATGGTTATGTTTTATCACAAATTCCTGGTGGGTGGGCAGCCCAGAGAATGGGAGGTAGACGTGTTCTGCTGCTGTCATTCTTGTTGTGGTCTTTGATATGTGGTTTAATCCCACTAGACCCAAACAGAGTAGTCATTCTGGTGCTTTCTCGCCTTTTTGTTGGTGTAGCACAAGGCTTCATATTTCCTGCCATTCACACTGTTCTGGCACAATGGGTGCCACCTCAGGAGCGCTCTCGCTCAGTATCTTTAACAACCTCAGGGATGTACCTTGGGGCAGCTGGTGGTATGCTGTTTTTTCCAAGTCTAGTGAAGCACATGGGACCCCAGTCAGTTTTCTTTGTTGAAGCAGTACTGGGAGTAGCATGGTCTCTAATATGGTTGAAGTTTTCCAGTGAGCCACCTCGTACTGACCTTCCAAAAGTGGCAATGCCAAAGGTGGCATCTCgagagaagatcaaggcacaAGCAGGTGGGGTTGTTGCACCTCGCACTGTAAAGATACCATGGCGAAGGATTATCTTCAGTCTACCGGTTTGGGCAATTGTCGTCAACAATTTCACTTTCCACTATGCCTTGTATGTTATCATGAATTGGCTGCCTACCTATTTTGAATTAGCCCTTAAGCTCAGCCTCCAGGATATGGGATCCTCGAAGATGCTTCCCTATTTCAACATGTTTATATTTTCCAATATTGGTGGAGTGGTTGCTGATCACTTGATTACAAGAAGGATCTTATCAGTTACCAAGACAAGGAAGCTCCTGAACACCATTGGGTTCGTTGTCTCGGCTGTTGCACTTATGGCCCTTCCTTCATTTGGGACACCCTCAGGGACTGTGATCTGTTCGTCCATATCTCTTGGTTTTCTGGCTCTAGGAAGAGCAGGTTTTGCAGTGAATCACATGGATGTTGCTCCAAAATTTGCCGGCATAGTGATGGGGGTTTCAAACACAGCTGGGACATTAGCTGGGATAGTTGGCGTCGGTCTCACGGGAAATATTCTGGAGGCTGCAAAGGCTTCTAACATGGATCTAACAAGCTCAGAAACATGGAAAACAGTCTTCTTTGTTCCAGGATACCTTTGTATTTTTAGTTCAGTCATTTTCTTGATTTTCTCAACTGGCGAGAAGATTTTCGAATAG